One window of Sulfurospirillum sp. 1612 genomic DNA carries:
- a CDS encoding 4Fe-4S dicluster domain-containing protein, which translates to MDYLGWDQVEAGAVLPSFDEVKGDIALLKQAERDYAPTNSYTASVADWRVFKPVFNRDLCIDCQNCWVFCPDTAIIAVDKKMVGIDYEHCKGCGVCVDVCPTNQKSLLMFDENEDNDRALQNWPEKIKKEK; encoded by the coding sequence ATGGACTATTTAGGATGGGATCAAGTAGAAGCAGGTGCCGTATTACCGTCATTTGATGAGGTAAAAGGAGATATTGCTTTGCTAAAACAGGCAGAACGAGATTATGCACCAACCAATTCTTATACCGCAAGTGTTGCAGATTGGCGAGTCTTTAAGCCGGTATTTAATCGCGATCTTTGTATTGATTGTCAAAATTGTTGGGTTTTTTGTCCCGATACTGCGATTATTGCTGTGGATAAGAAAATGGTGGGAATTGATTATGAACATTGCAAAGGATGTGGTGTGTGTGTGGATGTGTGTCCAACCAATCAAAAATCACTGCTTATGTTCGATGAAAATGAAGATAATGACAGGGCATTGCAAAATTGGCCAGAGAAAATAAAGAAGGAAAAGTAA
- a CDS encoding pyruvate flavodoxin oxidoreductase subunit gamma: MLEIRWHSRAGQGAVTGAKGLGDVIANTGKEVQAFAFYGSAKRGAAMTAYNRIDDQPIINHEKHMVPDYVLVIDPALALSADITAHEKNTTRYIVTTHLSKEALIKQVPKLAGKQVFTVDCMKISMETIGRAIPNTPMLGALMKVSGMFDVEYFKNAMLKVLSKFPQAVIDANMAAIDRAYNEVK, translated from the coding sequence ATGTTAGAAATTAGATGGCACAGTCGCGCAGGACAAGGTGCAGTCACAGGAGCCAAGGGATTGGGCGATGTGATTGCCAATACAGGCAAAGAAGTGCAAGCATTTGCATTTTATGGTTCCGCCAAAAGAGGCGCTGCTATGACGGCTTATAATCGGATTGATGATCAACCTATTATCAATCATGAGAAACATATGGTTCCAGATTATGTGCTAGTGATTGATCCTGCTTTGGCATTATCAGCCGATATCACCGCACATGAAAAAAACACCACACGATATATCGTGACGACACACTTGTCGAAAGAGGCGTTAATCAAACAGGTACCAAAGCTTGCCGGTAAGCAAGTTTTTACGGTGGATTGTATGAAAATCTCTATGGAGACGATAGGACGAGCCATCCCCAATACACCGATGTTAGGGGCTTTGATGAAAGTCTCAGGGATGTTTGATGTTGAATATTTTAAAAATGCGATGCTTAAAGTACTAAGTAAATTTCCACAAGCCGTGATTGATGCCAATATGGCGGCAATTGATCGTGCCTACAACGAAGTAAAATAA
- a CDS encoding 2-oxoacid:ferredoxin oxidoreductase subunit alpha: MAEKLKLQEVEVWDGNMAFAQAMRQAQIDVVAAYPITPSTPTVHGYAKFLSDGYIDGEFVLVESEHAAMSGCVGAAAAGGRVATATSSQGFALMVEVLYQAAGMRLPIVLALVNRALASPLNVNGDHSDMYLGRDAGWIMIDAFNAQEAYDLMLMGFKIAEDLSVRLPVMINQDGFITSHTAQNVRPLQDEEAYEFIGEYQSVNPMLDFSHPVTYGAQTEEDWHFEFKARQHKALMDSKACIQEVFESFKTVTAREYNIVESYEMDDAQIAIVALGSTVESAVFAARKLREEGIKAGVVAPRLLRPFPYEAIKDALKDVKAIATLDRSSPGGALGMLYNEISAALYQGDNRPIINNYIYGLGGRDMTQENIMEIFRDIKKNADAGKLVTPLQQFSGLRGPKLSFF, translated from the coding sequence ATGGCAGAAAAATTAAAATTACAAGAAGTGGAAGTTTGGGATGGAAATATGGCCTTTGCTCAAGCGATGCGACAAGCACAAATCGATGTCGTTGCTGCTTATCCCATCACCCCATCGACTCCGACGGTTCATGGTTATGCTAAATTTTTATCTGATGGTTATATTGATGGCGAATTTGTATTAGTGGAGAGTGAGCATGCTGCGATGAGTGGCTGTGTCGGAGCTGCCGCTGCGGGTGGAAGAGTCGCGACGGCGACGAGTTCTCAGGGGTTTGCCCTGATGGTTGAGGTGCTGTATCAAGCCGCAGGTATGCGGTTGCCTATCGTTTTGGCTCTTGTTAATCGTGCGCTTGCCTCTCCTTTGAATGTCAATGGAGACCATTCAGATATGTATTTAGGACGAGATGCTGGCTGGATCATGATAGATGCATTCAATGCCCAAGAAGCGTATGATTTGATGTTGATGGGCTTTAAAATAGCAGAAGATTTAAGTGTAAGATTACCGGTTATGATTAATCAAGATGGTTTTATTACCTCGCATACGGCACAAAATGTTAGACCTTTGCAAGATGAAGAGGCTTATGAATTTATAGGAGAATACCAATCGGTCAATCCGATGCTTGATTTTTCACATCCTGTGACGTATGGGGCGCAAACAGAGGAAGATTGGCATTTTGAATTTAAGGCACGACAACATAAAGCACTCATGGATTCCAAGGCGTGTATCCAAGAGGTTTTTGAATCATTTAAAACCGTGACTGCAAGAGAATACAATATCGTAGAAAGTTATGAGATGGACGATGCCCAAATCGCGATTGTAGCCCTTGGCAGTACGGTTGAGAGTGCCGTGTTTGCAGCAAGAAAATTGCGAGAAGAGGGCATCAAAGCCGGAGTGGTGGCCCCACGATTGTTACGACCATTTCCTTATGAGGCCATCAAAGACGCCCTGAAAGATGTCAAAGCGATTGCGACACTCGATCGATCATCACCCGGTGGTGCTCTTGGTATGCTCTATAATGAAATCAGTGCGGCACTGTATCAAGGGGATAATCGACCGATTATTAATAACTATATTTACGGCTTGGGTGGTAGAGATATGACACAAGAAAATATTATGGAAATTTTCAGAGATATCAAGAAAAATGCCGATGCTGGGAAACTGGTCACACCATTGCAACAGTTTAGTGGACTTCGCGGTCCTAAACTCTCTTTCTTTTAA
- a CDS encoding NAD+ synthase — translation MKKYELIESYIIKFLRDEVYKTSLKKVVLGISGGIDSAVVAVLAKKAFGKDVLGIMMPSSFSSDSSLDDALTLCNAFDIAYETVSIAPLISTYFKDSDADNLRIGNFSARVRMSILYDISAKEHALVLGTSNKSELLLGYGTLFGDLASAINPIGDLYKTEIFEFATYLGVPQSIISKPPSADLWEGQSDEADLGFSYADLDQALHAFVDKRMNEQEMLDAGFESEIIALIQNRIYRNQFKRKMPIIAKISHRTIGHDFLYPRDIKL, via the coding sequence TTGAAAAAATACGAATTAATAGAATCATATATCATAAAATTTTTACGAGATGAGGTTTATAAAACGTCTCTGAAAAAGGTAGTGCTTGGCATTAGTGGCGGTATTGATTCTGCTGTTGTTGCTGTTTTAGCAAAAAAGGCTTTTGGGAAAGATGTATTAGGTATCATGATGCCCTCTTCTTTTTCAAGTGATTCGAGCTTAGATGACGCCCTAACACTCTGTAATGCATTTGATATTGCATATGAAACTGTCTCCATAGCACCTCTTATCAGCACTTATTTTAAAGATTCTGATGCAGACAACCTGCGTATCGGTAATTTTAGTGCCCGTGTGAGGATGTCAATCCTCTATGATATTTCAGCCAAAGAGCACGCACTCGTCCTTGGGACTAGCAATAAAAGTGAGCTATTACTTGGATATGGAACGTTATTTGGAGATCTTGCAAGTGCCATTAATCCTATTGGCGATTTGTACAAAACAGAGATTTTTGAATTTGCCACATATCTTGGCGTCCCTCAATCTATCATTTCAAAGCCCCCTTCTGCTGATTTATGGGAAGGCCAAAGCGATGAAGCAGATCTTGGATTTTCTTATGCTGACCTCGACCAGGCCTTGCATGCTTTTGTTGATAAACGCATGAATGAACAAGAGATGCTAGATGCAGGTTTTGAGTCTGAGATCATCGCGCTCATTCAAAATAGAATTTATAGAAATCAATTTAAAAGAAAAATGCCTATCATTGCCAAAATCAGTCACCGTACCATTGGACATGATTTTTTATATCCACGCGATATAAAGTTATAA